From a single Kryptolebias marmoratus isolate JLee-2015 linkage group LG6, ASM164957v2, whole genome shotgun sequence genomic region:
- the prpf40a gene encoding pre-mRNA-processing factor 40 homolog A isoform X2: MAQTMTWKTEAILKSSSSEASTGQSQAASYPAVPPAAIPPPYMAPPGIPPHYPPMGIPPMAQRPPSMTPMPPGIMPPGIMPPMAAPPMGQMPGMMPPMMPGLMIPPRIPAAAVQPTGPPGVDTTTAAPGTTSTTNGSPQEEQPKKKSVWTEHKSLDGKTYYYNTETKQSTWEKPDELKSPAEQLLSKCPWKEYKSDTGKPYYYNSQTKESRWTKPKELEDLEAMIKAEENGTTEVVAPGTTAAPAVQADNTATMATVMEVETAAAVVSEEPQSQATMNQTAEVKAAEAPVTSSESAVVTESTASVEVKEERLEPVKKTYKWNTKEEAKQAFKELLKEKGVASNSSWEQAMKLIINDPRYSALPKLSEKKQAFNAYKVQTEKEEKEEARIKYKESKETFQRFLENHEKMTSTTRYKKAEQMFNELEVWSCVPERDRLEIYEDVLFYLAKKEKEQAKQLRKRNWEALKNILDNMANVTYRTTWSEAQQYLLDNPTFAEDEELQNMDKEDALICFEEHIRALEKEEEEEKQKSLLRERRRQRKNRESFQKFLDELHDHGQLHSMSSWMEMYPTLSSDMRFANMLGQPGSTPLDLFKFYVEDLKARYHDEKRIIKDILKDKGFSVEVNTSFDDFGSVISSDKRATTLDAGNIKLAFNSLLEKAEAREREREKEEARKMKRKEAAFKNMLKQATPPLEPEVTWEEIRDRFLKEPAFEDVTLESERKRIFKDFMHVLEHECQHHHSKTKKHSKKSKKHHRKRSRSRSASESEDEEYHKKKKRSQSKSPSERSSSGESERSYKKSKKHKKKGKRRRHKSASPDSDSEKKGRERDGKRDRESEKDKENDKSRGKSRSESKQKSPKKKGAKEEGGWDTSGSELSEGELEKRRRTLLEQLDAP, encoded by the exons TCTTCGTCAGAGGCTAGTACCGGGCAGAGCCAAGCGGCGTCTTATCCAGCTGTACCCCCAGCAGCGATACCGCCCCCATAC ATGGCTCCACCAGGAATACCGCCCCACTATCCTCCCATGGGAATACCCCCCATGGCCCAGCGACCACCCAGCATGACTCCAATGCCACCGGGAATAATGCCCCCCGGCATAATGCCTCCCATGGCTGCACCACCAATGGGACAG ATGCCAGGCATGATGCCACCCATGATGCCAGGATTGATGATACCCCCTCGCATCCCAGCTGCAGCCGTACAACCAACGGGACCG CCTGGTGTTGACACTACAA cagctgcacctGGGACAACT AGTACTACAAACGGATCGCCTCAGGAAGAACAGCCAAAAAAG AAGTCTGTGTGGACAGAACACAAATCACTGGACGGGAAGACCTATTATtacaacacagagacaaaacaatcCACGTGGGAGAAGCCGGATGAACTCAAATCTCCTGCAGAG CAATTGCTGTCTAAATGTCCATGGAAGGAGTACAAGTCAGACACAGGGAAGCCTTATTATTATAACTCTCAGACAAAGGAGTCCAGGTGGACCAAACCCAAAGAGCTGGAAGATCTGGAAG CTATGATCAAAGCAGAAGAGAATGG AACCACAGAGGTCGTGGCCCCTGGAACGACTGCAGCCCCCGCGGTTCAAGCCGATAATACGGCCACTATGGCGACAGTAATGGAGGTGGAAACTGCAGCGGCGGTAGTCTCAGAGGAACCACAGTCCCAGGCGACCATGAATCAAACAGCTGAGGTCAAGGCTGCAGAAGCACCTGTGACGTCCTCTGAGAGCGCAGTCGTCACAGAGAGCACAGCCAG TGTTGAAGTCAAAGAAGAGCGGCTCGAGCCCGTGAAGAAAACCTACAAGTGGAACACGAAAGAAGAAGCCAAGCAGGCCTTCaaggagctgctgaaggagaaG GGTGTGGCATCCAACTCTTCCTGGGAACAGGCCATGAAACTGATCATCAATGATCCCCGCTACAG TGCTCTTCCCAAGCTGAGCGAGAAGAAGCAGGCGTTTAATGCCTACAAAGTCCAAacggagaaggaggagaaggaagaggcCAGAATTAAATACAAGGAGTCCAAAGAGACGTTCCAGAGGTTCTTGGAGAACCATGAGAAGATGACATCCACCACCAGATACAA GAAAGCAGAGCAAATGTTTAATGAGCTTGAAGTGTGGAGTTGTGTTCCTGAGAGAGACCGGCTGGAGATCTACGAGGACGTCTTGTTCTACCTTGCTAAAAAAGAGAAG GAGCAAGCAAAGCAGCTGAGAAAGAGGAACTGGGAAGCTCTGAAGAACATCCTGGACAACATGGCCAACGTGACATACCGGACCACCTGGTCTGAAGCTCAGCAGTATCTGCTGGACAACCCCACGTTTGCTGAGGATGAGGAGCTGCAGA ATATGGATAAAGAGGATGCCCTCATTTGTTTTGAGGAGCACATCCGAGCactggagaaggaggaggaagaagagaaacaaaagtcTCTTCTTAGGGAAAGAAGACGACAGCGCAAAAACAGGGAGTCCTTCCAG AAATTTCTGGACGAGCTCCACGACCACGGCCAGCTTCACTCCATGTCCTCCTGGATGGAGATGTACCCGACCCTGAGCTCAGACATGCGCTTCGCCAACATGCTGGGCCAGCCTG GCTCCACTCCTTTGGACCTCTTCAAATTCTACGTGGAAGACTTGAAAGCTCGTTACCACGATGAAAAACGAATAATCAAAGACATTCTCAAG GATAAAGGATTCTCGGTTGAAGTCAACACCAGCTTCGATGACTTTGGATCAGTCATCAGCTCAGACAAGAGAGCCACCACTCTGGATGCTGGAAACATAAAGCTGGCCTTCAACAGT TTGCTGGAGAAAGCCGAAGCCAGAGAGCGGGAGCGGGAGAAGGAGGAGGCCCgcaagatgaaaagaaaagaagccgCTTTCAAGAACATGCTGAAGCAGGCCACGCCACCGCTGGAGCCCGAGGTCACGTGGGAGGAA ATCAGAGATCGGTTCCTGAAAGAACCCGCTTTTGAAGATGTAACACTGGAGTCGGAGAGGAAAAGAATATTCAAAGACTTCATGCACGTCTTGGAG CACGAGTGCCAGCATCACCACTCCAAGACAAAAAAGCATTCGAAGAAGTCCAAGAAGCACCACAGGAAACGATCTCGCTCTCGATCG GCCTCGGAGTCTGAGGATGAGGAGtaccacaagaagaagaagaggtcGCAGTCCAAGTCTCCCTCAGAGCGATCATCTAGTGGAGAGTCAg AGAGAAGCTATAAAAAGTCCAAAAAGCACAAGAAGAAGGGCAAGAGGAGGCGCCACAAGTCG GCCTCGCCGGATTCTGACAGCGAGAAGAAAGGGCGCGAGCGCGACGGCAAGCGCGACAGGGAGTCGGAGAAGGATAAAGAGAACGACAAGTCTCGGGGGAAATCTCGCTCCGAGTCCAAACAGAAATCTCCTAAAAAGAAGGGAGCCAAAGAGGAG GGCGGCTGGGACACGTCAGGCAGCGAGCTGAGTGAAGGAGAGCTGGAGAAACGGAGGAGAACTTTACTGGAACAGCTGGACGCACCTTGA
- the prpf40a gene encoding pre-mRNA-processing factor 40 homolog A isoform X3 — protein MSSSEASTGQSQAASYPAVPPAAIPPPYMAPPGIPPHYPPMGIPPMAQRPPSMTPMPPGIMPPGIMPPMAAPPMGQMPGMMPPMMPGLMIPPRIPAAAVQPTGPPGVDTTTAAPGTTSTTNGSPQEEQPKKKSVWTEHKSLDGKTYYYNTETKQSTWEKPDELKSPAEQLLSKCPWKEYKSDTGKPYYYNSQTKESRWTKPKELEDLEAMIKAEENGTTEVVAPGTTAAPAVQADNTATMATVMEVETAAAVVSEEPQSQATMNQTAEVKAAEAPVTSSESAVVTESTASVEVKEERLEPVKKTYKWNTKEEAKQAFKELLKEKGVASNSSWEQAMKLIINDPRYSALPKLSEKKQAFNAYKVQTEKEEKEEARIKYKESKETFQRFLENHEKMTSTTRYKKAEQMFNELEVWSCVPERDRLEIYEDVLFYLAKKEKEQAKQLRKRNWEALKNILDNMANVTYRTTWSEAQQYLLDNPTFAEDEELQNMDKEDALICFEEHIRALEKEEEEEKQKSLLRERRRQRKNRESFQKFLDELHDHGQLHSMSSWMEMYPTLSSDMRFANMLGQPGTTSGPVTRDCTRSTPLDLFKFYVEDLKARYHDEKRIIKDILKDKGFSVEVNTSFDDFGSVISSDKRATTLDAGNIKLAFNSLLEKAEAREREREKEEARKMKRKEAAFKNMLKQATPPLEPEVTWEEIRDRFLKEPAFEDVTLESERKRIFKDFMHVLEHECQHHHSKTKKHSKKSKKHHRKRSRSRSASESEDEEYHKKKKRSQSKSPSERSSSGESERSYKKSKKHKKKGKRRRHKSASPDSDSEKKGRERDGKRDRESEKDKENDKSRGKSRSESKQKSPKKKGAKEEGGWDTSGSELSEGELEKRRRTLLEQLDAP, from the exons TCTTCGTCAGAGGCTAGTACCGGGCAGAGCCAAGCGGCGTCTTATCCAGCTGTACCCCCAGCAGCGATACCGCCCCCATAC ATGGCTCCACCAGGAATACCGCCCCACTATCCTCCCATGGGAATACCCCCCATGGCCCAGCGACCACCCAGCATGACTCCAATGCCACCGGGAATAATGCCCCCCGGCATAATGCCTCCCATGGCTGCACCACCAATGGGACAG ATGCCAGGCATGATGCCACCCATGATGCCAGGATTGATGATACCCCCTCGCATCCCAGCTGCAGCCGTACAACCAACGGGACCG CCTGGTGTTGACACTACAA cagctgcacctGGGACAACT AGTACTACAAACGGATCGCCTCAGGAAGAACAGCCAAAAAAG AAGTCTGTGTGGACAGAACACAAATCACTGGACGGGAAGACCTATTATtacaacacagagacaaaacaatcCACGTGGGAGAAGCCGGATGAACTCAAATCTCCTGCAGAG CAATTGCTGTCTAAATGTCCATGGAAGGAGTACAAGTCAGACACAGGGAAGCCTTATTATTATAACTCTCAGACAAAGGAGTCCAGGTGGACCAAACCCAAAGAGCTGGAAGATCTGGAAG CTATGATCAAAGCAGAAGAGAATGG AACCACAGAGGTCGTGGCCCCTGGAACGACTGCAGCCCCCGCGGTTCAAGCCGATAATACGGCCACTATGGCGACAGTAATGGAGGTGGAAACTGCAGCGGCGGTAGTCTCAGAGGAACCACAGTCCCAGGCGACCATGAATCAAACAGCTGAGGTCAAGGCTGCAGAAGCACCTGTGACGTCCTCTGAGAGCGCAGTCGTCACAGAGAGCACAGCCAG TGTTGAAGTCAAAGAAGAGCGGCTCGAGCCCGTGAAGAAAACCTACAAGTGGAACACGAAAGAAGAAGCCAAGCAGGCCTTCaaggagctgctgaaggagaaG GGTGTGGCATCCAACTCTTCCTGGGAACAGGCCATGAAACTGATCATCAATGATCCCCGCTACAG TGCTCTTCCCAAGCTGAGCGAGAAGAAGCAGGCGTTTAATGCCTACAAAGTCCAAacggagaaggaggagaaggaagaggcCAGAATTAAATACAAGGAGTCCAAAGAGACGTTCCAGAGGTTCTTGGAGAACCATGAGAAGATGACATCCACCACCAGATACAA GAAAGCAGAGCAAATGTTTAATGAGCTTGAAGTGTGGAGTTGTGTTCCTGAGAGAGACCGGCTGGAGATCTACGAGGACGTCTTGTTCTACCTTGCTAAAAAAGAGAAG GAGCAAGCAAAGCAGCTGAGAAAGAGGAACTGGGAAGCTCTGAAGAACATCCTGGACAACATGGCCAACGTGACATACCGGACCACCTGGTCTGAAGCTCAGCAGTATCTGCTGGACAACCCCACGTTTGCTGAGGATGAGGAGCTGCAGA ATATGGATAAAGAGGATGCCCTCATTTGTTTTGAGGAGCACATCCGAGCactggagaaggaggaggaagaagagaaacaaaagtcTCTTCTTAGGGAAAGAAGACGACAGCGCAAAAACAGGGAGTCCTTCCAG AAATTTCTGGACGAGCTCCACGACCACGGCCAGCTTCACTCCATGTCCTCCTGGATGGAGATGTACCCGACCCTGAGCTCAGACATGCGCTTCGCCAACATGCTGGGCCAGCCTGGTACGACCTCGGGCCCCGTCACACGTGACTGCACAC GCTCCACTCCTTTGGACCTCTTCAAATTCTACGTGGAAGACTTGAAAGCTCGTTACCACGATGAAAAACGAATAATCAAAGACATTCTCAAG GATAAAGGATTCTCGGTTGAAGTCAACACCAGCTTCGATGACTTTGGATCAGTCATCAGCTCAGACAAGAGAGCCACCACTCTGGATGCTGGAAACATAAAGCTGGCCTTCAACAGT TTGCTGGAGAAAGCCGAAGCCAGAGAGCGGGAGCGGGAGAAGGAGGAGGCCCgcaagatgaaaagaaaagaagccgCTTTCAAGAACATGCTGAAGCAGGCCACGCCACCGCTGGAGCCCGAGGTCACGTGGGAGGAA ATCAGAGATCGGTTCCTGAAAGAACCCGCTTTTGAAGATGTAACACTGGAGTCGGAGAGGAAAAGAATATTCAAAGACTTCATGCACGTCTTGGAG CACGAGTGCCAGCATCACCACTCCAAGACAAAAAAGCATTCGAAGAAGTCCAAGAAGCACCACAGGAAACGATCTCGCTCTCGATCG GCCTCGGAGTCTGAGGATGAGGAGtaccacaagaagaagaagaggtcGCAGTCCAAGTCTCCCTCAGAGCGATCATCTAGTGGAGAGTCAg AGAGAAGCTATAAAAAGTCCAAAAAGCACAAGAAGAAGGGCAAGAGGAGGCGCCACAAGTCG GCCTCGCCGGATTCTGACAGCGAGAAGAAAGGGCGCGAGCGCGACGGCAAGCGCGACAGGGAGTCGGAGAAGGATAAAGAGAACGACAAGTCTCGGGGGAAATCTCGCTCCGAGTCCAAACAGAAATCTCCTAAAAAGAAGGGAGCCAAAGAGGAG GGCGGCTGGGACACGTCAGGCAGCGAGCTGAGTGAAGGAGAGCTGGAGAAACGGAGGAGAACTTTACTGGAACAGCTGGACGCACCTTGA
- the prpf40a gene encoding pre-mRNA-processing factor 40 homolog A isoform X1 produces MAQTMTWKTEAILKSSSSEASTGQSQAASYPAVPPAAIPPPYMAPPGIPPHYPPMGIPPMAQRPPSMTPMPPGIMPPGIMPPMAAPPMGQMPGMMPPMMPGLMIPPRIPAAAVQPTGPPGVDTTTAAPGTTSTTNGSPQEEQPKKKSVWTEHKSLDGKTYYYNTETKQSTWEKPDELKSPAEQLLSKCPWKEYKSDTGKPYYYNSQTKESRWTKPKELEDLEAMIKAEENGTTEVVAPGTTAAPAVQADNTATMATVMEVETAAAVVSEEPQSQATMNQTAEVKAAEAPVTSSESAVVTESTASVEVKEERLEPVKKTYKWNTKEEAKQAFKELLKEKGVASNSSWEQAMKLIINDPRYSALPKLSEKKQAFNAYKVQTEKEEKEEARIKYKESKETFQRFLENHEKMTSTTRYKKAEQMFNELEVWSCVPERDRLEIYEDVLFYLAKKEKEQAKQLRKRNWEALKNILDNMANVTYRTTWSEAQQYLLDNPTFAEDEELQNMDKEDALICFEEHIRALEKEEEEEKQKSLLRERRRQRKNRESFQKFLDELHDHGQLHSMSSWMEMYPTLSSDMRFANMLGQPGTTSGPVTRDCTRSTPLDLFKFYVEDLKARYHDEKRIIKDILKDKGFSVEVNTSFDDFGSVISSDKRATTLDAGNIKLAFNSLLEKAEAREREREKEEARKMKRKEAAFKNMLKQATPPLEPEVTWEEIRDRFLKEPAFEDVTLESERKRIFKDFMHVLEHECQHHHSKTKKHSKKSKKHHRKRSRSRSASESEDEEYHKKKKRSQSKSPSERSSSGESERSYKKSKKHKKKGKRRRHKSASPDSDSEKKGRERDGKRDRESEKDKENDKSRGKSRSESKQKSPKKKGAKEEGGWDTSGSELSEGELEKRRRTLLEQLDAP; encoded by the exons TCTTCGTCAGAGGCTAGTACCGGGCAGAGCCAAGCGGCGTCTTATCCAGCTGTACCCCCAGCAGCGATACCGCCCCCATAC ATGGCTCCACCAGGAATACCGCCCCACTATCCTCCCATGGGAATACCCCCCATGGCCCAGCGACCACCCAGCATGACTCCAATGCCACCGGGAATAATGCCCCCCGGCATAATGCCTCCCATGGCTGCACCACCAATGGGACAG ATGCCAGGCATGATGCCACCCATGATGCCAGGATTGATGATACCCCCTCGCATCCCAGCTGCAGCCGTACAACCAACGGGACCG CCTGGTGTTGACACTACAA cagctgcacctGGGACAACT AGTACTACAAACGGATCGCCTCAGGAAGAACAGCCAAAAAAG AAGTCTGTGTGGACAGAACACAAATCACTGGACGGGAAGACCTATTATtacaacacagagacaaaacaatcCACGTGGGAGAAGCCGGATGAACTCAAATCTCCTGCAGAG CAATTGCTGTCTAAATGTCCATGGAAGGAGTACAAGTCAGACACAGGGAAGCCTTATTATTATAACTCTCAGACAAAGGAGTCCAGGTGGACCAAACCCAAAGAGCTGGAAGATCTGGAAG CTATGATCAAAGCAGAAGAGAATGG AACCACAGAGGTCGTGGCCCCTGGAACGACTGCAGCCCCCGCGGTTCAAGCCGATAATACGGCCACTATGGCGACAGTAATGGAGGTGGAAACTGCAGCGGCGGTAGTCTCAGAGGAACCACAGTCCCAGGCGACCATGAATCAAACAGCTGAGGTCAAGGCTGCAGAAGCACCTGTGACGTCCTCTGAGAGCGCAGTCGTCACAGAGAGCACAGCCAG TGTTGAAGTCAAAGAAGAGCGGCTCGAGCCCGTGAAGAAAACCTACAAGTGGAACACGAAAGAAGAAGCCAAGCAGGCCTTCaaggagctgctgaaggagaaG GGTGTGGCATCCAACTCTTCCTGGGAACAGGCCATGAAACTGATCATCAATGATCCCCGCTACAG TGCTCTTCCCAAGCTGAGCGAGAAGAAGCAGGCGTTTAATGCCTACAAAGTCCAAacggagaaggaggagaaggaagaggcCAGAATTAAATACAAGGAGTCCAAAGAGACGTTCCAGAGGTTCTTGGAGAACCATGAGAAGATGACATCCACCACCAGATACAA GAAAGCAGAGCAAATGTTTAATGAGCTTGAAGTGTGGAGTTGTGTTCCTGAGAGAGACCGGCTGGAGATCTACGAGGACGTCTTGTTCTACCTTGCTAAAAAAGAGAAG GAGCAAGCAAAGCAGCTGAGAAAGAGGAACTGGGAAGCTCTGAAGAACATCCTGGACAACATGGCCAACGTGACATACCGGACCACCTGGTCTGAAGCTCAGCAGTATCTGCTGGACAACCCCACGTTTGCTGAGGATGAGGAGCTGCAGA ATATGGATAAAGAGGATGCCCTCATTTGTTTTGAGGAGCACATCCGAGCactggagaaggaggaggaagaagagaaacaaaagtcTCTTCTTAGGGAAAGAAGACGACAGCGCAAAAACAGGGAGTCCTTCCAG AAATTTCTGGACGAGCTCCACGACCACGGCCAGCTTCACTCCATGTCCTCCTGGATGGAGATGTACCCGACCCTGAGCTCAGACATGCGCTTCGCCAACATGCTGGGCCAGCCTGGTACGACCTCGGGCCCCGTCACACGTGACTGCACAC GCTCCACTCCTTTGGACCTCTTCAAATTCTACGTGGAAGACTTGAAAGCTCGTTACCACGATGAAAAACGAATAATCAAAGACATTCTCAAG GATAAAGGATTCTCGGTTGAAGTCAACACCAGCTTCGATGACTTTGGATCAGTCATCAGCTCAGACAAGAGAGCCACCACTCTGGATGCTGGAAACATAAAGCTGGCCTTCAACAGT TTGCTGGAGAAAGCCGAAGCCAGAGAGCGGGAGCGGGAGAAGGAGGAGGCCCgcaagatgaaaagaaaagaagccgCTTTCAAGAACATGCTGAAGCAGGCCACGCCACCGCTGGAGCCCGAGGTCACGTGGGAGGAA ATCAGAGATCGGTTCCTGAAAGAACCCGCTTTTGAAGATGTAACACTGGAGTCGGAGAGGAAAAGAATATTCAAAGACTTCATGCACGTCTTGGAG CACGAGTGCCAGCATCACCACTCCAAGACAAAAAAGCATTCGAAGAAGTCCAAGAAGCACCACAGGAAACGATCTCGCTCTCGATCG GCCTCGGAGTCTGAGGATGAGGAGtaccacaagaagaagaagaggtcGCAGTCCAAGTCTCCCTCAGAGCGATCATCTAGTGGAGAGTCAg AGAGAAGCTATAAAAAGTCCAAAAAGCACAAGAAGAAGGGCAAGAGGAGGCGCCACAAGTCG GCCTCGCCGGATTCTGACAGCGAGAAGAAAGGGCGCGAGCGCGACGGCAAGCGCGACAGGGAGTCGGAGAAGGATAAAGAGAACGACAAGTCTCGGGGGAAATCTCGCTCCGAGTCCAAACAGAAATCTCCTAAAAAGAAGGGAGCCAAAGAGGAG GGCGGCTGGGACACGTCAGGCAGCGAGCTGAGTGAAGGAGAGCTGGAGAAACGGAGGAGAACTTTACTGGAACAGCTGGACGCACCTTGA